In Sceloporus undulatus isolate JIND9_A2432 ecotype Alabama unplaced genomic scaffold, SceUnd_v1.1 scaffold_23, whole genome shotgun sequence, a genomic segment contains:
- the LOC121917525 gene encoding BRD4-interacting chromatin-remodeling complex-associated protein-like isoform X3 — protein MDDEDGRCLLDVICDPQALNDFLHGSEKLHVQESSGNHLNPEQSQPTTSVDLDFLEDDILGSPSGSGSNLQNSDQPCDILQQSLQEANITEQTLEAEAELDLGSFQLPTLQPVVHTASDGTPQIFSSGADLIGLQQPAVLTHQALVQQSVGADVVNKAISVQPFLQQVGLGNVTIQPISNLQGLPNGSPSGALGIGQIQVVGQQVMAINQPGQQIIAKQVQPSQVATMPVGSYITQTAPEQQQVTLASAGVSPQNAGLVIQKNLPAVATTTLNGSSMFGSVSATQGSQPLTVTSNLSSSLVQAQNVIIHRTPTPIQPKPAGVLQQKLYQITPKPFGPNNATLTIQNEAALQQQKAQQNLTFMAGKAGQNVVLSGFPPGLPANMFKQPPPQQQALSKPMSVHLLNQGSSIVIPAQHVPQAMLQGQNQFLLPGQLTGTSAVQIPQQLSALQANMGGQILTTSHPSGQTHIITSQGPGGQLITNQALPAQILTNQNLASQLNLGQVLTSQNAHGTAHILSAPIQLQPGQVGQPTLFQMPVSLAGSLTTQSQPSVAASLAGSAINQAGQTVIQGVTLPNQVAMLNATENLNPTVTIQAPPSASSQSPNLIQPQPASNTNLLASSDQANILTVQPSSQHTSAPAQLQVNVQQQTPPPQQSAQLPGTSQPSPNLVASSPEKIILGQTAAGTIISQDSMQMFLQQKERSQQQQQQFYSPTLKMQQESTMSESTVSPHLSMPLPIYSIATTALSTTSSVPASVIVSSSVGAVLQPPASRELSQNHNLPPVESKIPQFSAGPSQQALACQLPSGQQKLPGASPSHSLPHPSMGESPQLQPTHLSQMQSPHQSRPPSQPQPLSRPPSRPHSRPPSQPQTLSRPPSEPLSRSCTPQTQMQNLYVIQNQIASSPHGPNQHPLRPPSQPQVSFQAPQAQPEGQPQLATPPHLQLQVQLAPQLQPQVETQVQARLQSQIQASSEVQHSHSPHFQLQFSAQGSIRPPTPTQTLHLTAEQQRSFQMVPNQFQALSAIPASIPQQKQLTDRFQQVPQGIILQTKQPTSTSQAPPVLSQFSSQSSSVLVSSQGQQQITVTTTQAPPIPSHAPVSTAVQPSSAGSSKAAPVLEKGQVQRERGGSGGGGGGGSGGQPAQPTAHLQQQTPVLVKSVSVSVSTAAPADSKTFSSSSTTISGGKAIPGQGKPAVPLTIQQPVQQAKPGVISSVSGLNLGKSPLQLQVVGKSLPQLMPSAPAQIQQQYDSKLGSLKKPAPMLQPSKEACFLEQLHKHQGAVLHPDYKTSFRSFEDALQRLLPYHVYQGALPSPHDYRKDEEFEMVSTQLLRRTQAMLNKYRLLLLEESRRVSPSAEMVMIDRMFIQEEKTTLALDKQLAKEKPDEYVSSSSRSQSFASSMAQGSLPSSVTSASENLKTPPVQMATQINPTKLVIKHSGGSPSVTWAKASPSLDGDEDALPSRSKPPIKTYEARSRIGLKLKIKQEAGLSKVVHNTALDPVHQTPPPVCTVIKTVDQHSTSSTVAAATTATTTTATSMAGQMNGTVDHITAAPTEKKPIVTYCRLPLRKTYRENVDAFVADKAPDATLKGSTPKADMVPSTLIIKQDGGSRSVITSHKTHESSSVSVAEKGRPEENTKHTFFNRSDARSLVMQESPAPPKTDDSTSGLMKELAEVEDEFYHRMIKTEPPDHGSAPELAWEVPLPPAKRRKSESFDVDNASFSSDSPPDDSLNEHLQSAIDSILNLQQPQAGGQNTRTPSSSYNSSSSPFSSPVHRTDTYLAPNHNGGLGARTLNR, from the exons CTGCACGTACAGGAATCCTCTGGCAATCATTTGAACCCTGAGCAGAGCCAGCCCACAACAAGTGTTGACTTAGACTTCTTGGAAGATGACATCCTGGGATCGCCTTCTGGGAGCGGGAGCAACCTGCAGAACTCAGACCAGCCCTGTGACATTCTCCAGCAGAGCCTGCAAGAGGCAAACATTACCGAGCAGACCCTGGAAGCAGAGGCAGAGCTGGACCTGGGGTCTTTCCAGCTCCCTACGCTACAGCCAGTGGTCCATACTGCCTCTGATGGCACTCCGCAGATTTTTTCCAGTGGGGCTGACCTCATTGGACTTCAGCAGCCTGCAGTGTTGACCCATCAGGCACTGGTGCAGCAATCAGTAGGGGCTGATGTGGTCAACAAGGCCATCAGTGTGCAGCCTTTTCTCCAGCAAGTGGGCTTGGGAAATGTCACCATCCAGCCAATATCCAACCTACAAGGGTTACCCAATGGGAGCCCCAGTGGAGCACTGGGCATTGGGCAAATTCAGGTGGTGGGCCAGCAAGTCATGGCAATTAACCAGCCTGGTCAGCAGATCATTGCGAAGCAAGTCCAGCCTTCCCAAGTGGCTACTATGCCAGTTGGCAGTTACATCACCCAGACTGCCCCGGAGCAACAGCAGGTCACTCTTGCCTCTGCTGGGGTCTCTCCACAGAATGCTGGGCTTGTCATCCAGAAGAACCTCCCAGCAGTAGCCACAACAACACTGAATGGAAGCTCCATGTTTGGGAGTGTATCTGCCACCCAGGGCTCCCAGCCTCTCACCGTCACATCCAACTTGAGCAGCTCACTAGTGCAAGCTCAAAATGTGATCATTCACCGGACACCCACACCAATTCAGCCCAAGCCTGCTGGAGTCCTCCAGCAGAAGTTGTACCAGATCACGCCCAAACCATTTGGCCCCAACAATGCTACCCTAACGATCCAGAATGAGGCTGCCCTCCAACAGCAGAAAGCCCAGCAGAACTTAACCTTCATGGCCGGCAAAGCAGGGCAGAATGTGGTCCTCTCTGGGTTCCCGCCAGGGCTGCCTGCCAACATGTTCAAGCAGCCCCCGCCACAGCAGCAGGCCCTGAGCAAGCCTATGAGTGTCCATTTGCTGAATCAAGGCAGCAGCATTGTGATCCCAGCGCAGCATGTCCCTCAGGCCATGCTGCAGGGTCAGAACCAGTTCCTTCTCCCAGGACAACTCACTGGCACTTCTGCAGTCCAGATTCCCCAGCAGCTGTCAGCCCTGCAGGCTAACATGGGAGGACAGATTTTAACAACTTCTCATCCTAGTGGTCAAACTCATATCATCACTAGCCAAGGGCCTGGTGGGCAACTAATAACAAACCAAGCACTGCCTGCCCAGATCCTCACCAATCAGAACCTGGCAAGCCAGCTGAACTTGGGGCAGGTCCTGACATCACAGAATGCACATGGGACAGCCCATATTCTTTCTGCTCCTATCCAGCTACAACCAGGGCAGGTTGGCCAGCCAACTCTCTTCCAGATGCCTGTGTCCCTGGCTGGTAGCCTGACAACCCAGAGCCAGCCCAGTGTTGCAGCTTCCCTGGCTGGCAGTGCCATCAATCAGGCTGGCCAGACTGTTATCCAAGGAGTCACCCTGCCCAACCAAGTGGCTATGTTAAATGCCACTGAGAACCTCAACCCAACTGTGACCATCCAAGCACCCCCTAGTGCTAGCAGCCAGAGTCCCAATCTCATTCAACCACAGCCAGCCTCCAATACCAACCTGCTGGCAAGCAGTGACCAGGCAAACATATTAACCGTCCAGCCCAGTTCCCAGCATACTTCTGCTCCTGCTCAGCTTCAGGTGAATGTGCAGCAACAAACTCCACCACCTCAACAGTCAGCGCAACTTCCTGGGACTTCTCAGCCCAGTCCTAACTTGGTGGCATCCAGTCCTGAAAAGATTATTTTGGGCCAGACAGCTGCTGGAACCATtatctcccaggattccatgcagATGTTCCTCCAACAG AAGGAACGgagtcagcagcagcagcagcagttttaTTCGCCAACCCTGAAAATGCAGCAGGAGAGTACTATGAGCGAATCCACAGTCTCTCCCCACCTGTCCATGCCTCTGCCCATCTACAGCATAGCCACCACCGCACTCAGCACCACAAGCAGTGTCCCAGCCTCGGTGATAGTCAGCAGCAGCGTAGGCGCAGTCCTGCAGCCGCCTGCCAGCCGAGAGCTGAGCCAGAACCACAACCTGCCACCGGTGGAGTCCAAAATACCTCAGTTCTCAGCTGGCCCTTCCCAGCAGGCACTGGCTTGCCAG TTGCCTTCAGGGCAACAGAAACTCCCTGGAGCTTCCCCATCCCATTCACTACCTCATCCCTCCATGGGGGAGAGCCCCCAGCTCCAGCCCACACACCTCTCGCAGATGCAGTCTCCACACCAATCCCGTCCTCCCTCGCAGCCTCAGCCTCTTTCCCGGCCCCCTTCCCGGCCTCACTCGAGGCCTCCTTCCCAACCTCAGACATTGTCCCGGCCTCCTTCTGAGCCCTTGTCACGGTCCTGCACCCCTCAGACTCAGATGCAGAACTTGTATGTGATCCAGAATCAAATCGCTTCTTCCCCTCATGGCCCCAACCAACACCCCCTTCGGCCCCCCTCACAGCCTCAGGTATCATTCCAAGCACCACAGGCCCAGCCGGAGGGGCAGCCTCAGTTGGCCACACCACCACATCTTCAGCTACAGGTTCAGCTTGCCCCCCAACTTCAGCCCCAGGTCGAGACCCAAGTGCAAGCTCGGCTCCAATCCCAAATTCAGGCTTCGTCGGAGGTTCAGCACTCCCATTCCCCTCATTTCCAGCTTCAGTTCTCTGCCCAGGGCTCCATCAGGCCTCCCACACCGACCCAGACGCTTCATCTCACCGCAGAACAACAGAGGAGTTTCCAGATGGTCCCAAATCAGTTTCAGGCGCTCTCTGCAATTCCAGCTTCTATACCTCAGCAGAAGCAGCTCACAGACCGCTTTCAGCAG GTACCCCAGGGGATTATCCTGCAAACGAAACAGCCAACCTCCACTAGCCAAGCGCCACCTGTGCTGAGCCAGTTCAGCAGCCAATCCTCTTCGGTCCTGGTTAGCAGCCAAGGACAGCAGCAGATCACAGTGACGACAACTCAGGCGCCACCCATTCCTAGCCATGCGCCTGTCTCCACTGCAGTTCAGCCTTCCAGTGCTGGTTCTAGCAAGGCAGCCCCAGTGCTTGAAAAGGGGCAAGTACAACGAGAGAGAGGAGGAAGCGgcggtggtggtggaggaggaagtggaggccAACCTGCCCAACCAACAGCACACCTCCAGCAGCAAACACCCGTGTTGGTCAAATCAGTTTCAGTCT CTGTTTCTACTGCAGCCCCTGCAgacagcaaaacattttccagcaGCTCCACAACTATATCTGGAGGCAAAGCAATCCCAGGCCAAGGAAAACCTGCAGTTCCTCTCACTATACAGCAGCCAGTTCAG CAGGCTAAGCCTGGAGTAATTAGCTCTGTGTCAGGCCTGAATCTGGGGAAAAGTCcacttcagctccaagtggttgGAAAGAGTTTGCCACAACTCATGCCTTCAGCACCTGCCCAAATCCAGCAGCAG TATGATAGCAAGCTTGGTAGCCTGAAGAAACCAGCCCCGATGCTACAGCCCAGCAAGGAAGCTTG TTTCTTGGAGCAGCTGCATAAACACCAAGGAGCGGTCCTCCATCCTGATTACAAAACCTCATTTCGGTCATTTGAAGACGCTTTACAGAGGCTCCTACCGTACCACGTTTATCAGGGAGCGCTGCCTTCTCCCCATGACTATCGGAAAG ATGAAGAGTTTGAAATGGTGTCAACACAGTTGTTGAGACGCACACAAGCCATGCTGAACAAATATCGCCTACTGCTCTTGGAGGAGTCACGG AGAGTCAGTCCTTCAGCAGAGATGGTGATGATCGATCGGATGTTCATACAGGAGGAAAAGACCACCTTAGCTCTTGATAAACAATTAGCGAAGGAGAAGCCTG ATGAATATGTTTCTTCCTCTTCGCGGTCACAGAGTTTTGCCTCATCTATGGCTCAGGGCTCTCTGCCTAGCAGTGTCACTTCAGCTTCCGAGAACCTGAAGACACCTCCAGTGCAGATGGCAACCCAGATCAACCCCACAAAACTGGTCATCAAGCACAGCGGAGGCTCTCCCTCAGTGACGTGGGCCAAGGCCTCTCCTTCACTGGATGGTGATGAAGATGCCTTGCCTTCCAGGAGCAAGCCACCTATCAAAACCTACGAAGCCCGGAGCCGGATTGGACTGAAACTGAAGATCAAGCAGGAGGCAGGACTTAGCAAAGTGGTTCACAACACTGCCTTGGACCCAGTTCACCAGACGCCACCACCCGTCTGCACAGTGATCAAAACAGTGGACCAGCATTCAACATCCTCaactgttgctgctgccaccaccgctaccaccaccactgccacctcgatggcggggcaaatgaatgggacaGTTGACCACATCACTGCAGCTCCAACGGAGAAGAAACCTATTGTGACTTACTGCAGGCTTCCTCTTCGGAAGACTTACCGGGAGAATGTGGATGCTTTTGTAGCAGATAAAGCGCCAGATGCCACCCTGAAAGGAAGTACTCCAAAAGCCGACATGGTGCCAAGCACCCTGATCATCAAGCAGGATGGTGGGTCCAGGAGCGTCATTACTTCCCACAAGACTCATGAGAGTTCCTCTGTGTCTGTGgcagagaagggcaggccagagGAAAACACCAAACATACTTTCTTCAACCGGAGTGACGCCCGTTCCCTCGTGATGCAGGAAAGCCCTGCCCCTCCCAAGACCGACGATTCAACCAGTGGCCTTATGAAGGAATTAGCAGAGGTTGAAGATGAGTTTTATCACCGGATGATAAAGACCGAGCCGCCTGACCACGGTTCTGCTCCTGAACTCGCATGGGAGGTGCCTCTCCCGCCAGCCAAACGTCGGAAGTCGGAATCTTTTGACGTGGACAATGCCAGCTTCTCCAGTGACAGCCCCCCAGATGACTCACTTAATGAGCATCTACAGAGCGCCATTGACAGCATTCTGAATTTGCAGCAACCTCAGGCTGGGGGCCAGAACACCCGAACACCCTCCTCTTCCTAtaactcctcctcttcccctttctcctcccctgtCCACCGCACAGACACATACCTTGCCCCCAATCACAATGGCGGCCTTGGAGCAAGGACGTTGAATAGATAA
- the LOC121917525 gene encoding BRD4-interacting chromatin-remodeling complex-associated protein-like isoform X1 — protein MDDEDGRCLLDVICDPQALNDFLHGSEKIDSDDLLDNTGDAASAFFEGAGLHVQESSGNHLNPEQSQPTTSVDLDFLEDDILGSPSGSGSNLQNSDQPCDILQQSLQEANITEQTLEAEAELDLGSFQLPTLQPVVHTASDGTPQIFSSGADLIGLQQPAVLTHQALVQQSVGADVVNKAISVQPFLQQVGLGNVTIQPISNLQGLPNGSPSGALGIGQIQVVGQQVMAINQPGQQIIAKQVQPSQVATMPVGSYITQTAPEQQQVTLASAGVSPQNAGLVIQKNLPAVATTTLNGSSMFGSVSATQGSQPLTVTSNLSSSLVQAQNVIIHRTPTPIQPKPAGVLQQKLYQITPKPFGPNNATLTIQNEAALQQQKAQQNLTFMAGKAGQNVVLSGFPPGLPANMFKQPPPQQQALSKPMSVHLLNQGSSIVIPAQHVPQAMLQGQNQFLLPGQLTGTSAVQIPQQLSALQANMGGQILTTSHPSGQTHIITSQGPGGQLITNQALPAQILTNQNLASQLNLGQVLTSQNAHGTAHILSAPIQLQPGQVGQPTLFQMPVSLAGSLTTQSQPSVAASLAGSAINQAGQTVIQGVTLPNQVAMLNATENLNPTVTIQAPPSASSQSPNLIQPQPASNTNLLASSDQANILTVQPSSQHTSAPAQLQVNVQQQTPPPQQSAQLPGTSQPSPNLVASSPEKIILGQTAAGTIISQDSMQMFLQQKERSQQQQQQFYSPTLKMQQESTMSESTVSPHLSMPLPIYSIATTALSTTSSVPASVIVSSSVGAVLQPPASRELSQNHNLPPVESKIPQFSAGPSQQALACQLPSGQQKLPGASPSHSLPHPSMGESPQLQPTHLSQMQSPHQSRPPSQPQPLSRPPSRPHSRPPSQPQTLSRPPSEPLSRSCTPQTQMQNLYVIQNQIASSPHGPNQHPLRPPSQPQVSFQAPQAQPEGQPQLATPPHLQLQVQLAPQLQPQVETQVQARLQSQIQASSEVQHSHSPHFQLQFSAQGSIRPPTPTQTLHLTAEQQRSFQMVPNQFQALSAIPASIPQQKQLTDRFQQVPQGIILQTKQPTSTSQAPPVLSQFSSQSSSVLVSSQGQQQITVTTTQAPPIPSHAPVSTAVQPSSAGSSKAAPVLEKGQVQRERGGSGGGGGGGSGGQPAQPTAHLQQQTPVLVKSVSVSVSTAAPADSKTFSSSSTTISGGKAIPGQGKPAVPLTIQQPVQQAKPGVISSVSGLNLGKSPLQLQVVGKSLPQLMPSAPAQIQQQYDSKLGSLKKPAPMLQPSKEACFLEQLHKHQGAVLHPDYKTSFRSFEDALQRLLPYHVYQGALPSPHDYRKDEEFEMVSTQLLRRTQAMLNKYRLLLLEESRRVSPSAEMVMIDRMFIQEEKTTLALDKQLAKEKPDEYVSSSSRSQSFASSMAQGSLPSSVTSASENLKTPPVQMATQINPTKLVIKHSGGSPSVTWAKASPSLDGDEDALPSRSKPPIKTYEARSRIGLKLKIKQEAGLSKVVHNTALDPVHQTPPPVCTVIKTVDQHSTSSTVAAATTATTTTATSMAGQMNGTVDHITAAPTEKKPIVTYCRLPLRKTYRENVDAFVADKAPDATLKGSTPKADMVPSTLIIKQDGGSRSVITSHKTHESSSVSVAEKGRPEENTKHTFFNRSDARSLVMQESPAPPKTDDSTSGLMKELAEVEDEFYHRMIKTEPPDHGSAPELAWEVPLPPAKRRKSESFDVDNASFSSDSPPDDSLNEHLQSAIDSILNLQQPQAGGQNTRTPSSSYNSSSSPFSSPVHRTDTYLAPNHNGGLGARTLNR, from the exons CTGCACGTACAGGAATCCTCTGGCAATCATTTGAACCCTGAGCAGAGCCAGCCCACAACAAGTGTTGACTTAGACTTCTTGGAAGATGACATCCTGGGATCGCCTTCTGGGAGCGGGAGCAACCTGCAGAACTCAGACCAGCCCTGTGACATTCTCCAGCAGAGCCTGCAAGAGGCAAACATTACCGAGCAGACCCTGGAAGCAGAGGCAGAGCTGGACCTGGGGTCTTTCCAGCTCCCTACGCTACAGCCAGTGGTCCATACTGCCTCTGATGGCACTCCGCAGATTTTTTCCAGTGGGGCTGACCTCATTGGACTTCAGCAGCCTGCAGTGTTGACCCATCAGGCACTGGTGCAGCAATCAGTAGGGGCTGATGTGGTCAACAAGGCCATCAGTGTGCAGCCTTTTCTCCAGCAAGTGGGCTTGGGAAATGTCACCATCCAGCCAATATCCAACCTACAAGGGTTACCCAATGGGAGCCCCAGTGGAGCACTGGGCATTGGGCAAATTCAGGTGGTGGGCCAGCAAGTCATGGCAATTAACCAGCCTGGTCAGCAGATCATTGCGAAGCAAGTCCAGCCTTCCCAAGTGGCTACTATGCCAGTTGGCAGTTACATCACCCAGACTGCCCCGGAGCAACAGCAGGTCACTCTTGCCTCTGCTGGGGTCTCTCCACAGAATGCTGGGCTTGTCATCCAGAAGAACCTCCCAGCAGTAGCCACAACAACACTGAATGGAAGCTCCATGTTTGGGAGTGTATCTGCCACCCAGGGCTCCCAGCCTCTCACCGTCACATCCAACTTGAGCAGCTCACTAGTGCAAGCTCAAAATGTGATCATTCACCGGACACCCACACCAATTCAGCCCAAGCCTGCTGGAGTCCTCCAGCAGAAGTTGTACCAGATCACGCCCAAACCATTTGGCCCCAACAATGCTACCCTAACGATCCAGAATGAGGCTGCCCTCCAACAGCAGAAAGCCCAGCAGAACTTAACCTTCATGGCCGGCAAAGCAGGGCAGAATGTGGTCCTCTCTGGGTTCCCGCCAGGGCTGCCTGCCAACATGTTCAAGCAGCCCCCGCCACAGCAGCAGGCCCTGAGCAAGCCTATGAGTGTCCATTTGCTGAATCAAGGCAGCAGCATTGTGATCCCAGCGCAGCATGTCCCTCAGGCCATGCTGCAGGGTCAGAACCAGTTCCTTCTCCCAGGACAACTCACTGGCACTTCTGCAGTCCAGATTCCCCAGCAGCTGTCAGCCCTGCAGGCTAACATGGGAGGACAGATTTTAACAACTTCTCATCCTAGTGGTCAAACTCATATCATCACTAGCCAAGGGCCTGGTGGGCAACTAATAACAAACCAAGCACTGCCTGCCCAGATCCTCACCAATCAGAACCTGGCAAGCCAGCTGAACTTGGGGCAGGTCCTGACATCACAGAATGCACATGGGACAGCCCATATTCTTTCTGCTCCTATCCAGCTACAACCAGGGCAGGTTGGCCAGCCAACTCTCTTCCAGATGCCTGTGTCCCTGGCTGGTAGCCTGACAACCCAGAGCCAGCCCAGTGTTGCAGCTTCCCTGGCTGGCAGTGCCATCAATCAGGCTGGCCAGACTGTTATCCAAGGAGTCACCCTGCCCAACCAAGTGGCTATGTTAAATGCCACTGAGAACCTCAACCCAACTGTGACCATCCAAGCACCCCCTAGTGCTAGCAGCCAGAGTCCCAATCTCATTCAACCACAGCCAGCCTCCAATACCAACCTGCTGGCAAGCAGTGACCAGGCAAACATATTAACCGTCCAGCCCAGTTCCCAGCATACTTCTGCTCCTGCTCAGCTTCAGGTGAATGTGCAGCAACAAACTCCACCACCTCAACAGTCAGCGCAACTTCCTGGGACTTCTCAGCCCAGTCCTAACTTGGTGGCATCCAGTCCTGAAAAGATTATTTTGGGCCAGACAGCTGCTGGAACCATtatctcccaggattccatgcagATGTTCCTCCAACAG AAGGAACGgagtcagcagcagcagcagcagttttaTTCGCCAACCCTGAAAATGCAGCAGGAGAGTACTATGAGCGAATCCACAGTCTCTCCCCACCTGTCCATGCCTCTGCCCATCTACAGCATAGCCACCACCGCACTCAGCACCACAAGCAGTGTCCCAGCCTCGGTGATAGTCAGCAGCAGCGTAGGCGCAGTCCTGCAGCCGCCTGCCAGCCGAGAGCTGAGCCAGAACCACAACCTGCCACCGGTGGAGTCCAAAATACCTCAGTTCTCAGCTGGCCCTTCCCAGCAGGCACTGGCTTGCCAG TTGCCTTCAGGGCAACAGAAACTCCCTGGAGCTTCCCCATCCCATTCACTACCTCATCCCTCCATGGGGGAGAGCCCCCAGCTCCAGCCCACACACCTCTCGCAGATGCAGTCTCCACACCAATCCCGTCCTCCCTCGCAGCCTCAGCCTCTTTCCCGGCCCCCTTCCCGGCCTCACTCGAGGCCTCCTTCCCAACCTCAGACATTGTCCCGGCCTCCTTCTGAGCCCTTGTCACGGTCCTGCACCCCTCAGACTCAGATGCAGAACTTGTATGTGATCCAGAATCAAATCGCTTCTTCCCCTCATGGCCCCAACCAACACCCCCTTCGGCCCCCCTCACAGCCTCAGGTATCATTCCAAGCACCACAGGCCCAGCCGGAGGGGCAGCCTCAGTTGGCCACACCACCACATCTTCAGCTACAGGTTCAGCTTGCCCCCCAACTTCAGCCCCAGGTCGAGACCCAAGTGCAAGCTCGGCTCCAATCCCAAATTCAGGCTTCGTCGGAGGTTCAGCACTCCCATTCCCCTCATTTCCAGCTTCAGTTCTCTGCCCAGGGCTCCATCAGGCCTCCCACACCGACCCAGACGCTTCATCTCACCGCAGAACAACAGAGGAGTTTCCAGATGGTCCCAAATCAGTTTCAGGCGCTCTCTGCAATTCCAGCTTCTATACCTCAGCAGAAGCAGCTCACAGACCGCTTTCAGCAG GTACCCCAGGGGATTATCCTGCAAACGAAACAGCCAACCTCCACTAGCCAAGCGCCACCTGTGCTGAGCCAGTTCAGCAGCCAATCCTCTTCGGTCCTGGTTAGCAGCCAAGGACAGCAGCAGATCACAGTGACGACAACTCAGGCGCCACCCATTCCTAGCCATGCGCCTGTCTCCACTGCAGTTCAGCCTTCCAGTGCTGGTTCTAGCAAGGCAGCCCCAGTGCTTGAAAAGGGGCAAGTACAACGAGAGAGAGGAGGAAGCGgcggtggtggtggaggaggaagtggaggccAACCTGCCCAACCAACAGCACACCTCCAGCAGCAAACACCCGTGTTGGTCAAATCAGTTTCAGTCT CTGTTTCTACTGCAGCCCCTGCAgacagcaaaacattttccagcaGCTCCACAACTATATCTGGAGGCAAAGCAATCCCAGGCCAAGGAAAACCTGCAGTTCCTCTCACTATACAGCAGCCAGTTCAG CAGGCTAAGCCTGGAGTAATTAGCTCTGTGTCAGGCCTGAATCTGGGGAAAAGTCcacttcagctccaagtggttgGAAAGAGTTTGCCACAACTCATGCCTTCAGCACCTGCCCAAATCCAGCAGCAG TATGATAGCAAGCTTGGTAGCCTGAAGAAACCAGCCCCGATGCTACAGCCCAGCAAGGAAGCTTG TTTCTTGGAGCAGCTGCATAAACACCAAGGAGCGGTCCTCCATCCTGATTACAAAACCTCATTTCGGTCATTTGAAGACGCTTTACAGAGGCTCCTACCGTACCACGTTTATCAGGGAGCGCTGCCTTCTCCCCATGACTATCGGAAAG ATGAAGAGTTTGAAATGGTGTCAACACAGTTGTTGAGACGCACACAAGCCATGCTGAACAAATATCGCCTACTGCTCTTGGAGGAGTCACGG AGAGTCAGTCCTTCAGCAGAGATGGTGATGATCGATCGGATGTTCATACAGGAGGAAAAGACCACCTTAGCTCTTGATAAACAATTAGCGAAGGAGAAGCCTG ATGAATATGTTTCTTCCTCTTCGCGGTCACAGAGTTTTGCCTCATCTATGGCTCAGGGCTCTCTGCCTAGCAGTGTCACTTCAGCTTCCGAGAACCTGAAGACACCTCCAGTGCAGATGGCAACCCAGATCAACCCCACAAAACTGGTCATCAAGCACAGCGGAGGCTCTCCCTCAGTGACGTGGGCCAAGGCCTCTCCTTCACTGGATGGTGATGAAGATGCCTTGCCTTCCAGGAGCAAGCCACCTATCAAAACCTACGAAGCCCGGAGCCGGATTGGACTGAAACTGAAGATCAAGCAGGAGGCAGGACTTAGCAAAGTGGTTCACAACACTGCCTTGGACCCAGTTCACCAGACGCCACCACCCGTCTGCACAGTGATCAAAACAGTGGACCAGCATTCAACATCCTCaactgttgctgctgccaccaccgctaccaccaccactgccacctcgatggcggggcaaatgaatgggacaGTTGACCACATCACTGCAGCTCCAACGGAGAAGAAACCTATTGTGACTTACTGCAGGCTTCCTCTTCGGAAGACTTACCGGGAGAATGTGGATGCTTTTGTAGCAGATAAAGCGCCAGATGCCACCCTGAAAGGAAGTACTCCAAAAGCCGACATGGTGCCAAGCACCCTGATCATCAAGCAGGATGGTGGGTCCAGGAGCGTCATTACTTCCCACAAGACTCATGAGAGTTCCTCTGTGTCTGTGgcagagaagggcaggccagagGAAAACACCAAACATACTTTCTTCAACCGGAGTGACGCCCGTTCCCTCGTGATGCAGGAAAGCCCTGCCCCTCCCAAGACCGACGATTCAACCAGTGGCCTTATGAAGGAATTAGCAGAGGTTGAAGATGAGTTTTATCACCGGATGATAAAGACCGAGCCGCCTGACCACGGTTCTGCTCCTGAACTCGCATGGGAGGTGCCTCTCCCGCCAGCCAAACGTCGGAAGTCGGAATCTTTTGACGTGGACAATGCCAGCTTCTCCAGTGACAGCCCCCCAGATGACTCACTTAATGAGCATCTACAGAGCGCCATTGACAGCATTCTGAATTTGCAGCAACCTCAGGCTGGGGGCCAGAACACCCGAACACCCTCCTCTTCCTAtaactcctcctcttcccctttctcctcccctgtCCACCGCACAGACACATACCTTGCCCCCAATCACAATGGCGGCCTTGGAGCAAGGACGTTGAATAGATAA